One region of Wyeomyia smithii strain HCP4-BCI-WySm-NY-G18 chromosome 3, ASM2978416v1, whole genome shotgun sequence genomic DNA includes:
- the LOC129731393 gene encoding uncharacterized protein LOC129731393, which translates to MVANLKNVKLRCVIHSCRTRAPVLYPVPMEMQKILKLERNPAHRICSNHFSPDDFITYKRSKLNAQATPTIISKGCIAKQIVPKEGCWVVGCNVKTKKRLVKIPHNDAIRKKWISSLELTNNIEDKVLRELMICHKHFREDDWSLVTTKYFKSTAVPRRAIGAKIKKPLHKAKIYVHSSCNDDNVTPEHGYSFPFTLPRSRTMCFVTGCTAKAGNGIKLHMFPFNDRNVCKQWKHAIRRVTTPTKNSRVCSRHFLPSDYRAGGNRLKPSAIPSKHLPSPRTTHDIKLSKIVRVSCRQRCQVIFLKIWKRQKKNLEKNLEVISWGER; encoded by the exons ATG GTAGCAAACCTAAAGAATGTGAAATTACGTTGCGTAATTCATTCTTGCCGGACCCGAGCTCCAGTTTTGTATCCTGTGCCTATGGAGATGCAAAAGATCCTAAAATTAGAGCGTAATCCAGCGCATCGGATATGCAGTAACCATTTTTCTCCAGATGATTTTATTACATATAAGCGATCAAAGTTAAACGCACAAGCAACACCAACGATAATTTCGAAAGGATGCATTGCCAAACAGATAGTTCCTAAAGAGGGATGCTGGGTGGTTGGATGCAATGTAAAAACCAAGAAGCGTTTGGTCAAAATTCCTCATAATGATGCCATTCGTAAAAAGTGGATATCATCGCTAGAGCTTACCAACAATATTGAAGACAAAGTATTGCGTGAATTGATGATATGCCATAAACATTTTCGTGAAGATGATTGGTCGTTag taACAACGAAGTACTTTAAGTCAACTGCTGTTCCACGGCGAGCTATCGGTGCGAAGATCAAGAAACCTCTACACAAGGCCAAAATATATGTACACTCAAGCTGTAATGACGATAATGTCACACCGGAGCATGGATACTCTTTTCCATTTACACTTCCTCGCAGTAGAACTATGTGTTTTGTTACTGGTTGCACTGCAAAAGCTGGGAATGGAATAAAACTACACATGTTTCCTTTCAACGACAGAAATGTTTGTAAGCAATGGAAGCATGCAATCCGTAGAGTCACAACCCCGACGAAAAATTCCAGAGTATGCAGCCGACACTTTTTACCCTCAGATTACAGAGCAG GAGGAAATCGCCTGAAACCGAGTGCGATACCATCGAAACATTTACCTTCACCAAGAACCACACATGATataaaactgagtaaaattGTTCGTGtgtcttgtaggcagcgttgccaggtcatttttttaaaaatctggaaaaggcaaaaaaaaaatctggaaaaaaatctggaagtcatttcgtggggtgaaaggtaa
- the LOC129731002 gene encoding uncharacterized protein LOC129731002, which translates to MFIFAGEIAVTKAVNITLGDILDYIGDSIRPLREGQSVFESGHVVCIGYTNESDSMIDICGFVLQSSHPGDVPHEVKLHIGYDFRHWILRCVCKAGTARCKHIVACLLHLANTRFVEYLTCTSSRQAWGISKSEKTDLWKAKVVRNLCCARKHSQLAVIDLGNMRELLKQGFDRIMDASPDSAVKKHITGREQTCYRFPIGPLQTNNLDKFLTNYELRDLIQISDQHPTHSIDIKFVSDGHKMFYKKHIVKTLSEIVGICIDTKLQDNSSWRLHRSIRITGSSCYQLYTYYKNKNADWTKKIQLYLCPKSLHTKAIQYGKQVEQLALDCYMRKRNPLIKRCGFVISFIEPWIGVSPDGVDPMNGVLLEIKCPLLGADHNIEWVMNECKTTKTYLRRTNSGLQLNRNHKYFAQVQLAMYVLKLHKCDFIIYSKFEDDFAITEVDYDEEYALQLVSVLKIIYFSYMLSQIVGRVTNVCAG; encoded by the exons ATGTTTATCTTTGCAGGAGAAATCGCGGTGACAAAAGCGGTGAACATTACATTAGGGGATATTTTGGACTACATAGGAGATTCCATCAGGCCGCTTCGAGAAGGGCAATCTGTTTTTGAATCAGGTCATGTTGTGTGCATCGGTTATACAAATGAAAGTGATTCCATGATTGATATTTGTGGATTTGTGCTCCAAAGTTCCCATCCAGGAGACGTTCCTCATGAAGTTAAACTGCATATTGGCTACGATTTCCGTCATTGGATTCTTCGATGTGTATGCAAAGCGGGTACCGCTAGATGTAAACATATTGTCGCCTGTTTGCTTCATCTCGCTAA CACTCGCTTTGTAGAATATTTAACATGTACCAGCTCTCGCCAAGCATGGGGAATTAGTAAAAGCGAGAAAACTGATTTATGGAAAGCCAAAGTTGTCAGGAATCTTTGCTGTGCCAGGAAGCATTCGCAACTTGCGGTGATTGATCTTGGCAACATGAGGGAATTGCTTAAACAAGGCTTTGATCGTATTATGGATG CTTCACCCGATTCCGCTGTCAAGAAACACATCACCGGAAGAGAGCAAACATGTTATAGATTTCCAATAGGACCACTGCAAACAAATAATTTGGACAAGTTTTTGACAAACTATGAGCTTCGTGATTTAATTCAAATTTCGGATCAACATCCCACGCATTCAATAGATATAAAATTTGTTTCAGATGGccataaaatgttttataaaaaacataTAGTCAAAACCTTATCAGAAATTGTAGGGATTTGTATAGATACCAAGTTGCAAGATAATAGCAGCTGGAGGTTACATCGATCAATAAGAATAACTGGAAGTTCTTGTTATCAGTTATATACTtattacaaaaacaaaaacgcaGATTGGACAAAAAAGATACAGTTATACCTATGTCCCAAATCTTTGCATACAAAAGCTATTCAGTATGGTAAACAGGTAGAACAGTTAGCATTAGATTGTTATATGAGGAAACGTAACCCTTTGATCAAAAGGTGCGGTTTTGTGATAAGTTTTATAGAACCATGGATAGGTGTAAGCCCTGATGGTGTAGATCCTATGAATGGAGTACTGCTCGAGATAAAATGTCCATTGCTTGGAGCTGACCATAATATAGAATGGGTAATGAACGAATGTAAAACCACAAAAACATATTTACGTAGAACCAACTCAGGGCTTCAGCTGAATAGGAATCATAAATATTTTGCACAAGTACAGCTTGCTATGTATGTGTTGAAGCTACATAAAtgtgattttattatttattcaaagTTCGAAGATGATTTCGCAATTACAGAAGTTGATTACGATGAAGAGTATGCGTTACAACTAGTAAGTGTATTGAAAATCATCTATTTCTCATACATGTTATCACAAATAGTGGGTAGAGTGACTAATGTTTGTGCAGGTTAA